Proteins encoded within one genomic window of Brachybacterium muris:
- the pgeF gene encoding peptidoglycan editing factor PgeF, with amino-acid sequence MTTALPARAPRLRGARALFTTRTGGVSAAPFDALNLARHVGDDDAAVTANREIVAGTVGLPLVFVDQVHSAQVHVLPAPGPVPVMTADALVTGRDDMALAIMVADCMPVLLSDAEAGVIAAAHAGRPGLLAGVLENTVAAMVQLGARPERIEVAVGPSACGSCYEVPQEMADAAAEQLPSVRSRTSWGTPAIDLRAGAVEALGRSGVRAYSIDLDFPCTIEDPAWFSYRRASTTGRFAGVIRRA; translated from the coding sequence GTGACGACCGCACTCCCCGCACGGGCTCCGCGACTTCGCGGGGCCCGTGCCCTGTTCACGACCCGTACCGGTGGTGTCAGCGCCGCCCCGTTCGATGCGCTGAACCTGGCCCGGCACGTGGGCGACGACGACGCCGCCGTGACCGCGAACCGCGAGATCGTGGCGGGAACCGTCGGGCTCCCGCTCGTCTTCGTGGACCAGGTGCACTCCGCGCAGGTCCACGTGCTGCCTGCGCCCGGGCCGGTGCCCGTGATGACGGCCGATGCCCTGGTGACCGGGCGCGATGACATGGCCCTCGCGATCATGGTGGCCGACTGCATGCCCGTGCTCCTCAGCGATGCCGAGGCCGGCGTGATCGCAGCCGCGCACGCGGGAAGGCCCGGCCTGCTGGCCGGGGTTCTCGAGAACACCGTCGCAGCCATGGTGCAGCTGGGTGCCCGCCCGGAGCGGATCGAGGTGGCCGTCGGTCCGTCGGCCTGCGGTTCCTGCTACGAGGTGCCGCAGGAGATGGCCGATGCCGCCGCCGAGCAGCTGCCCTCGGTGCGCTCGCGGACCAGCTGGGGCACCCCGGCGATCGATCTGCGTGCCGGTGCCGTGGAGGCCTTGGGGCGCTCCGGGGTGCGGGCTTATTCGATCGACCTGGACTTCCCCTGCACCATCGAGGACCCCGCCTGGTTCTCCTACCGCAGAGCGAGCACGACGGGGCGCTTCGCCGGAGTGATCCGACGGGCGTGA
- a CDS encoding cell division protein SepF, with the protein MGTWRNAMVALGLANEVDDEYYDDDQDRRDEAAPHRRTERGPETTDREAQVTPIRQRSSVVAMTPAVEESMHRITTIHPRSYNDAKAIGESFRDGVPVIVNLSDMQDGDAKRMVDFCAGLVFGLRGTIERVTSKVFLLSPEFVQVDGDSPADEDSFYNQS; encoded by the coding sequence ATGGGAACCTGGCGCAACGCCATGGTCGCTCTCGGCCTCGCCAACGAGGTCGATGACGAGTACTACGACGACGATCAGGACCGTCGGGACGAGGCGGCTCCGCACCGTCGTACCGAGCGCGGTCCGGAGACCACCGACCGTGAGGCCCAGGTGACGCCGATCCGCCAGCGGTCGAGCGTCGTGGCCATGACCCCCGCCGTGGAGGAGTCGATGCACCGCATCACCACGATCCACCCGCGCTCGTACAACGACGCCAAGGCGATCGGCGAGTCCTTCCGCGACGGCGTGCCCGTCATCGTGAACCTCTCCGACATGCAGGACGGCGATGCCAAGCGCATGGTCGACTTCTGCGCCGGTCTGGTGTTCGGCCTTCGCGGCACCATCGAGCGGGTCACCTCCAAGGTGTTCCTGCTGTCCCCGGAGTTCGTCCAGGTCGACGGGGACTCCCCGGCCGACGAGGACAGCTTCTACAACCAGAGCTGA
- a CDS encoding YggT family protein, which produces MQLVAGALYLAVLLYMMLLIARLVLEWIRAYSRDYRPSGLVLVLFEVVYTLTDPPVKALRRLIPPLRIGAVALDLSMMILLLVGWILLRVLAGFAM; this is translated from the coding sequence ATGCAGCTCGTCGCGGGGGCGCTGTACCTCGCTGTACTGCTGTACATGATGCTGCTGATCGCGCGGCTGGTGCTGGAGTGGATCCGCGCCTATTCGCGGGACTACCGTCCCTCGGGTCTGGTGCTGGTGCTCTTCGAGGTGGTCTACACGCTGACCGACCCCCCGGTGAAGGCACTGCGCCGTCTCATCCCGCCCTTGCGCATCGGCGCGGTCGCTCTTGACCTGAGCATGATGATCCTGCTGCTCGTGGGCTGGATCCTGCTGCGGGTGCTGGCCGGCTTCGCCATGTGA
- a CDS encoding DivIVA domain-containing protein — MALMPDDLLQKRFTPVRFSEGYDMDEVDSYLDHDILPRLQELIDENNRLTKELEEAHNRIAELESNPPAAADDHDETVVREAGDTSEGELIHDTPVSADAETTAPQQLVDAPQEQPDATSGTAAASSAPQDAAGIIALANRLHDEYVKNGEDERDRLINEANEEHRRIVTEAEEKSRATLDSLEAKKAELEKSIEGLRTFERDYRNRLRNYLENQLRELDTSETQDKQANFGL, encoded by the coding sequence ATGGCTCTGATGCCCGATGACCTGCTGCAGAAGCGGTTCACCCCGGTGCGTTTCTCCGAGGGCTACGACATGGATGAGGTCGACAGCTATCTCGACCACGACATCCTGCCCCGCCTGCAGGAGCTGATCGACGAGAACAACCGCCTCACCAAGGAGCTCGAGGAGGCGCACAACCGCATCGCCGAGCTCGAGTCGAACCCGCCGGCTGCTGCCGACGACCACGACGAGACCGTCGTGCGTGAGGCCGGTGACACCTCCGAGGGCGAGCTGATCCACGACACGCCCGTCTCGGCCGATGCCGAGACCACCGCTCCTCAGCAGCTCGTGGACGCTCCCCAGGAGCAGCCCGATGCCACCTCCGGCACCGCTGCTGCCAGCTCTGCCCCGCAGGATGCGGCCGGCATCATCGCCCTGGCGAACCGTCTGCATGACGAGTACGTCAAGAACGGTGAGGACGAGCGCGACCGCCTCATCAACGAGGCCAACGAGGAGCACCGCCGCATCGTCACCGAGGCGGAGGAGAAGTCCCGCGCCACGCTGGACTCCTTGGAGGCCAAGAAGGCGGAGCTGGAGAAGTCGATCGAGGGTCTTCGCACCTTCGAGCGGGACTACCGCAACCGTCTGCGCAACTACCTGGAGAACCAGCTGCGCGAGCTCGACACTAGCGAGACCCAGGACAAGCAGGCGAACTTCGGTCTGTGA
- the lspA gene encoding signal peptidase II, which produces MSLGSVLTGVGVLAAVLAIVDQVTKNWAEANLPLLEPQPFLGEILQLTLLYNSGAAWGMGSEITPVVTCLQIVIAIGVVVFALKAVRSAWYTLAMGLILGGALGNIHDRLLRPPGPFRGEVVDFLQLPNWPVFNVADMAVVGGAILVVLLGVIGVPADPAADAAREDAAESPAAGSRVNDDAHGTDHGGHTDHGEHEDRSVQEDPR; this is translated from the coding sequence ATGTCCTTGGGGTCGGTGCTGACCGGCGTCGGCGTGCTGGCCGCGGTGCTGGCGATCGTGGACCAGGTCACCAAGAACTGGGCGGAGGCGAACCTGCCGCTGCTGGAGCCGCAGCCGTTCCTCGGTGAGATCCTCCAGCTCACCCTGCTGTACAACTCCGGTGCGGCCTGGGGGATGGGCTCCGAGATCACCCCCGTGGTCACCTGCCTGCAGATCGTGATCGCGATCGGCGTAGTGGTGTTCGCCCTCAAGGCGGTGCGCTCGGCCTGGTACACGCTGGCGATGGGCCTGATCCTGGGCGGGGCGCTGGGCAACATCCACGACCGCCTGCTGCGCCCGCCCGGCCCGTTCCGTGGCGAGGTGGTGGACTTCCTGCAGCTGCCCAACTGGCCCGTGTTCAACGTGGCCGACATGGCGGTGGTGGGTGGCGCGATCCTGGTGGTGCTGCTGGGCGTGATCGGCGTACCGGCGGATCCCGCCGCTGATGCCGCCCGCGAGGACGCTGCTGAGAGCCCCGCTGCTGGGTCTCGCGTGAACGATGACGCACACGGCACCGACCACGGTGGGCACACCGATCACGGTGAGCACGAGGACCGCTCCGTCCAGGAGGACCCGCGGTGA
- a CDS encoding RluA family pseudouridine synthase, producing MSGARMLMVPDGLAGERVDVGLARMTGLSRSRVADLIDQGHVEVDGSVPARSTRLEPGAMVSVTIPDERPAAEVRPRIAEGMALVHQDDDIVVIDKPVGVAAHPSAGWSGPTVLGHLAAAGVSIRTTGDPERQGIVSRLDVGTSGLMVVARNEGAYTTLKDAFRAREVDKTYHAVCQGRPDQPRGTIEAPIGRSSHHDYKFAVTREGKHSVTHYETLEELRGATLLRIKLETGRTHQIRVHFSAMHHPLVGDTMYGADPTVGERVGLNRQWLHAMELGFVHPGTGQYVTYSSRYPEDLQHALEALRASSE from the coding sequence GTGAGCGGTGCCCGGATGCTGATGGTGCCGGACGGCTTGGCCGGCGAACGCGTCGACGTGGGCCTGGCCCGGATGACGGGCCTGTCACGCTCCCGGGTCGCGGACCTCATCGACCAGGGCCACGTCGAGGTCGATGGTTCCGTGCCTGCCCGCTCCACCCGCCTCGAGCCCGGCGCGATGGTGAGCGTGACCATCCCGGACGAGCGCCCCGCCGCAGAGGTGCGCCCCCGGATCGCCGAGGGCATGGCACTGGTGCACCAGGACGACGACATCGTGGTGATCGACAAGCCGGTGGGCGTGGCCGCCCATCCCAGCGCCGGCTGGTCCGGCCCCACGGTGCTCGGTCACCTGGCCGCCGCCGGGGTGTCGATCCGCACCACGGGCGACCCGGAGCGGCAGGGCATCGTCTCCCGCCTGGACGTGGGCACCAGTGGACTGATGGTGGTGGCCCGCAACGAGGGCGCCTACACCACGTTGAAGGACGCCTTCCGAGCCCGCGAGGTCGACAAGACCTACCACGCCGTGTGCCAGGGCAGGCCGGATCAGCCGCGCGGCACCATCGAGGCCCCTATCGGCCGCTCCTCGCACCACGACTACAAGTTCGCGGTCACCCGTGAGGGCAAGCACTCGGTCACCCACTACGAGACGCTCGAGGAGCTGCGTGGGGCGACCCTGCTGAGGATCAAGCTGGAGACCGGCCGCACCCACCAGATCCGTGTCCACTTCTCCGCCATGCATCATCCACTGGTGGGGGACACGATGTACGGGGCAGACCCGACCGTGGGGGAGCGTGTGGGGCTGAACCGTCAGTGGCTGCACGCGATGGAGCTCGGCTTCGTGCACCCCGGGACCGGCCAGTACGTGACCTACTCCTCCCGCTACCCGGAGGATCTGCAGCACGCGTTGGAAGCGTTGCGCGCCTCGTCGGAGTGA
- a CDS encoding HNH endonuclease signature motif containing protein, translated as MTQVNDGPPHAERTRLAARRGPASRRLRKPAILGSRHPLTRDTLPTEALVEDPAIEAEQLRSLWDVGLAESRQFAVKLRHAARHWPEDDIDPVLRDEANLVVSQALRCSVVHASHLLEDAHTAVTHLPLLLDRLEAGELPARWFTFVLRRSRGLREPALRELDESVAAWLLTVDEDRFRRELGALVRWLRDDQEAAQRSRPERSVDILPPDEDGTACLQVTGPAPEILALGRRLDSAARAVQRAQRQALENGGEIPFDDGSVAETAKPLSLAALRYQVLTGSVLETGTVEVPRERFRITVTVPALSLLGVVEAPGMLDGIHPIPAEMARELAGQDSTWFRVLTDPASGAFLPLPADRYTARPDMLEHLRLRNPTCAVPGCTRPTSFASEMDHIQEFDHHHPASGGATSIENTHLLCWVHHKLKTAGLIDPVRDRACAPATGASTGTSPSSDSVTSTSTSTGTGTGTGTGTYQPGSTNWTIRGRPPIEAVDDTDMITPWVVNTFTRMWDEVQQRIARHRIPGAGNGDDRADPENPPPRELDREFGPPPY; from the coding sequence ATGACCCAGGTCAACGATGGGCCCCCGCACGCCGAGCGCACTCGCCTGGCGGCACGACGTGGCCCCGCCTCGCGTCGGCTCCGGAAGCCGGCGATCCTCGGTTCCCGCCACCCCCTCACCCGAGACACCCTTCCCACTGAAGCCCTGGTCGAGGATCCCGCCATCGAGGCCGAACAGCTCCGGTCCCTGTGGGACGTGGGGCTGGCGGAATCGCGCCAGTTCGCCGTGAAGCTCCGCCACGCCGCCCGTCACTGGCCCGAGGACGATATCGACCCGGTCCTCCGCGACGAAGCGAACCTGGTTGTCTCGCAGGCACTGCGCTGCAGTGTCGTCCACGCCTCACATCTGCTGGAGGATGCGCACACCGCGGTCACTCATCTGCCGCTCCTGCTGGACCGCCTCGAGGCCGGTGAGTTACCCGCCCGCTGGTTCACCTTCGTGCTGCGCCGCTCCAGGGGGTTGCGCGAGCCGGCCCTGCGGGAGCTCGACGAGTCGGTAGCGGCATGGCTGCTTACGGTCGATGAGGACAGGTTCCGCCGCGAGCTCGGTGCTCTGGTGCGCTGGTTGCGCGATGACCAGGAGGCTGCACAGCGTTCCCGCCCCGAGCGCAGCGTGGACATCCTCCCGCCCGACGAGGACGGTACCGCCTGCCTCCAGGTCACCGGGCCCGCGCCCGAGATCCTGGCGCTGGGTCGCCGACTGGACTCCGCCGCACGCGCGGTTCAGCGCGCGCAGCGGCAGGCGCTGGAGAACGGTGGGGAGATCCCTTTCGACGACGGCAGCGTGGCTGAGACAGCGAAGCCTCTGTCCCTGGCCGCTCTGCGCTACCAGGTCCTCACCGGGTCCGTGCTTGAGACGGGCACCGTCGAGGTCCCGCGCGAGCGCTTCCGGATCACCGTCACGGTGCCCGCGCTGAGCCTGCTGGGGGTCGTGGAGGCACCGGGGATGCTCGATGGCATCCACCCGATCCCCGCTGAGATGGCCCGCGAGCTGGCCGGTCAGGACTCCACCTGGTTCCGGGTGCTCACGGACCCCGCCAGCGGCGCTTTCCTCCCGCTTCCGGCCGACAGGTACACGGCAAGGCCCGACATGCTGGAGCACCTGCGGCTCCGCAACCCCACCTGTGCGGTGCCCGGGTGTACCCGGCCCACCTCCTTCGCCAGCGAGATGGACCATATCCAGGAGTTCGACCACCACCATCCAGCATCCGGTGGTGCCACCTCGATCGAGAACACCCACCTGCTGTGCTGGGTGCACCACAAGCTGAAGACGGCCGGTCTCATCGATCCGGTGCGGGATCGCGCATGTGCCCCCGCCACTGGCGCGAGCACGGGCACCAGCCCCAGCTCAGACAGCGTCACCAGCACCAGCACCAGCACCGGCACCGGCACCGGCACCGGCACCGGCACGTATCAGCCGGGCAGTACGAACTGGACGATCAGAGGCCGCCCACCCATCGAAGCTGTCGACGACACCGACATGATCACACCCTGGGTGGTCAACACCTTCACCCGGATGTGGGACGAGGTGCAGCAGCGCATTGCTCGGCACCGCATCCCGGGAGCAGGAAACGGCGATGACCGGGCCGACCCGGAGAACCCGCCGCCCCGGGAACTCGACCGGGAGTTCGGGCCACCGCCCTATTGA
- a CDS encoding alpha/beta hydrolase, which yields MPRSAPLATAALVGAGATALTGTAALIAARVLNGPHRPDLPYTFTPFEMGVEFEQVTFPSEDGTAIRGWWLDVPGSEQVAVVSHGFRGDKSQMLGISTGLFRAGISVLLFDFRGNGDSGDGPQSLGHHEQQDLRAAIGVARERRPDAELGLVGFSMGAAVSILVGAEDPTIARIVADSPFADMHGVVAAAATTARVPGAFAHLVDYATRGLYGYGFSQVRPIDAISRIAPRPLLMFHGTADRTIPVEHAHRLLAQAGPSAYLELTEGADHCGSYFADRPGYIASVAAFLRGEELPPSGAVQSR from the coding sequence ATGCCTCGATCTGCCCCCTTGGCCACGGCCGCGCTGGTCGGTGCGGGAGCTACCGCATTGACCGGCACCGCAGCGCTGATCGCTGCTCGCGTGCTCAACGGCCCTCATCGGCCCGACCTGCCCTATACGTTCACGCCGTTCGAGATGGGGGTCGAGTTCGAGCAGGTCACCTTCCCCTCGGAGGACGGCACGGCGATCCGCGGCTGGTGGCTGGACGTACCGGGATCAGAGCAGGTAGCCGTGGTCAGCCATGGTTTCCGTGGGGACAAGTCGCAGATGCTGGGGATCAGCACCGGTCTGTTCCGTGCCGGCATCAGCGTGCTGCTGTTCGACTTCCGCGGCAACGGTGACTCGGGGGACGGCCCCCAGTCCCTGGGTCACCACGAGCAGCAGGATCTGCGTGCCGCCATCGGCGTCGCCCGAGAGCGTCGGCCCGACGCGGAACTCGGCCTGGTCGGCTTCTCGATGGGGGCTGCGGTGTCGATCCTGGTCGGCGCCGAGGACCCGACGATCGCCCGCATCGTCGCCGACTCGCCCTTCGCCGACATGCACGGGGTGGTAGCGGCTGCCGCGACCACGGCCCGGGTGCCCGGTGCCTTCGCCCACTTGGTCGACTACGCGACCCGGGGCCTGTACGGCTATGGCTTCTCCCAGGTGCGACCCATCGACGCGATCTCCCGCATCGCGCCCCGCCCGCTGCTGATGTTCCATGGCACGGCCGATCGCACGATCCCCGTCGAGCACGCCCACCGCCTGCTTGCTCAGGCCGGCCCGAGCGCGTACCTGGAGCTGACCGAGGGTGCCGACCACTGCGGCTCCTACTTCGCCGACCGCCCCGGGTACATCGCCTCGGTGGCGGCGTTCCTGCGGGGTGAGGAGCTCCCACCCAGCGGAGCCGTGCAGAGCAGATAA
- the dnaE gene encoding DNA polymerase III subunit alpha — MASADSDDFVHLHVHTDYSLLDGAAKIDKLVAETARQGQKAIAITDHGYVFGAYEFYNEAVKAGIKPIIGVEAYVTPGTSRHDRTRVQWGTKQQQEAGDDVSARGAYTHLTLLSRTTEGMHNLFRLASSASLDGQMGKWPRMDREILQNYSSGLIASTGCPSGEIQTRIRLGQWDEAVKAAGEYQDMFGKENYFVELMDHGLTLEQRVTKDLIALSKEIGAPLLATNDLHYVTEADAKIQDALLCINSGSTFDTPGRFKFDGSGYYLKSAREMRELFRELPEACDNTLRVAEMCDVQFTTTADGANFMPQFPTPPGEDEHSWFVKEVQRGLEYRYPAGIPDEVERRAKYEVEVITQMGFPGYFLVVSDFIKWAKENGIRVGPGRGSGAGSMVAYAMRITDLDPLEHGLLFERFLNPDRVSMPDFDVDFDDRRRGEVIEYVERKYGDDRVAQVITYGVMKTKNSLKDASRVLGYPYAMGDKLSKALPPTVMGKDIPLSGIFDPEHKRYAEAGEFRKLHDEDPDVQKVFDIAKGVEGLTRGWGVHACAVIMSSKPLMDIIPMMRRPSDGQIITQFDYPTCETLGLLKMDFLGLRNLTVISDALTNIERNGKTPPDLETLGFEDPATYELMQRGDTLGVFQLDGSGMRTLLRQMKPDQFGDITAVSALYRPGPMGMGSHTNYALRKNGLQEITPIHPELEEPLAEILGETYGVLVYQEQVMQTAQKVAGYSLGQADILRRAMGKKKKAELDKQFVSFEAGMKEHGYSDAAVAALWETLLPFADYAFNKSHSAAYGVVSYWTAYLKANYPTEYMAALLTSTQENRDRLGLYLGDCRHRGITVLPPDVNESDMYFSAVGNDIRFGLSAIRNVGHNVVEEIIKARDEKGAFTSFTDFLDKVSLTVCNKRTIESLIKGGAFDSLGANRRSLVLVHEDAVDSVVDVKRKEAQGQYDLFADMFSGGGDDSASGSSATITIPDLPEWDRKEKLAFERNMLGLYVSDHPLYGLEHVIAQNSSTSISALADEGAVDDGAMVTIAGLITTLARKTTKKGDMWAIATVEDLEGSVDCLLFPSTYQTVATELAEDLVVSMKGRVDTSKGMPELRVMEMTIPETGGGPDGPVVISLPSMRATTKVAEQLREVLEDNPGSSEVRLKLREPGRATVMQLDKRLSVTPSAALYASLKALLGPGCLQ; from the coding sequence ATGGCTTCTGCGGACTCCGACGACTTCGTCCACCTCCACGTCCACACGGACTACTCGCTGCTGGACGGGGCCGCGAAGATCGACAAACTCGTCGCTGAAACCGCACGTCAGGGCCAGAAAGCCATCGCCATCACGGACCACGGCTACGTGTTCGGCGCCTACGAGTTCTACAACGAGGCGGTCAAGGCCGGGATCAAGCCGATCATCGGCGTCGAGGCCTACGTGACCCCCGGCACCAGTCGCCACGACCGCACCCGCGTGCAGTGGGGCACCAAGCAGCAGCAGGAGGCCGGGGACGACGTCTCCGCCCGCGGCGCGTACACCCACCTGACCCTGCTCTCCCGCACCACCGAGGGCATGCACAACCTGTTCCGCCTGGCGTCCTCGGCGTCGCTGGACGGGCAGATGGGCAAGTGGCCCCGGATGGACCGCGAGATCCTGCAGAACTACAGCAGCGGCCTGATCGCGTCGACCGGATGCCCCTCCGGCGAGATCCAGACCCGCATCCGGCTGGGCCAGTGGGACGAGGCGGTCAAGGCCGCCGGCGAGTACCAGGACATGTTCGGCAAGGAGAACTACTTCGTCGAGCTGATGGACCACGGGCTCACGCTCGAGCAGCGCGTCACCAAGGACCTGATCGCCCTGTCCAAGGAGATCGGTGCGCCACTGCTGGCCACCAACGACCTCCACTACGTGACCGAGGCCGATGCAAAGATCCAGGACGCCCTGCTGTGCATCAACTCGGGCTCCACCTTCGACACCCCCGGCCGGTTCAAGTTCGACGGCTCCGGCTACTACCTGAAGTCCGCCCGCGAGATGCGCGAGCTGTTCCGCGAGCTGCCCGAGGCCTGCGACAACACCCTTCGCGTGGCCGAGATGTGCGACGTGCAGTTCACCACCACTGCCGACGGCGCGAACTTCATGCCGCAGTTCCCCACCCCGCCGGGGGAGGACGAGCACTCCTGGTTCGTCAAGGAGGTGCAGCGAGGCCTGGAGTACCGCTACCCGGCCGGCATCCCGGACGAGGTGGAGCGCCGCGCGAAGTACGAGGTCGAGGTGATCACCCAGATGGGGTTCCCCGGCTACTTCCTGGTGGTCTCCGACTTCATCAAGTGGGCCAAGGAGAACGGCATCCGGGTGGGGCCGGGGCGTGGCTCCGGCGCCGGCTCGATGGTCGCCTACGCGATGCGCATCACCGACCTGGACCCCCTGGAGCACGGCCTGCTGTTCGAGCGGTTCCTGAACCCCGATCGTGTGTCCATGCCGGACTTCGACGTCGACTTCGATGATCGCCGCCGCGGCGAGGTCATCGAGTACGTGGAGCGCAAGTACGGCGACGACCGCGTCGCGCAGGTCATCACCTACGGCGTGATGAAGACCAAGAACTCCCTGAAGGACGCCTCGCGCGTGCTGGGCTACCCGTACGCGATGGGGGACAAGCTCTCCAAGGCCCTGCCGCCCACCGTGATGGGCAAGGACATCCCGCTGTCGGGCATCTTCGACCCCGAGCACAAGCGGTACGCGGAGGCCGGGGAGTTCCGCAAGCTCCACGACGAGGACCCCGACGTCCAGAAGGTCTTCGACATCGCCAAGGGCGTGGAGGGCCTGACCCGTGGCTGGGGCGTGCACGCCTGCGCGGTGATCATGTCCAGCAAGCCGCTGATGGACATCATCCCGATGATGCGTCGCCCCTCCGACGGGCAGATCATCACCCAGTTCGACTACCCCACCTGCGAGACCCTGGGTCTGCTGAAGATGGACTTCCTGGGGCTGCGGAACCTTACGGTCATCTCCGACGCCCTCACCAATATCGAGCGCAACGGCAAGACCCCGCCGGACCTGGAGACCCTCGGCTTCGAGGACCCCGCCACCTACGAGCTGATGCAGCGCGGCGACACCCTGGGCGTGTTCCAGCTGGACGGCTCCGGCATGCGTACCCTGCTGCGGCAGATGAAGCCCGACCAGTTCGGCGACATCACGGCCGTCTCGGCCCTGTACCGCCCCGGCCCGATGGGCATGGGCTCGCACACCAACTACGCCCTGCGCAAGAACGGGCTGCAGGAGATCACCCCGATCCACCCCGAGCTCGAGGAGCCGCTTGCGGAGATCCTGGGGGAGACCTACGGCGTGCTGGTCTACCAGGAGCAGGTGATGCAGACGGCCCAGAAGGTCGCCGGGTACAGCCTGGGACAGGCCGACATCCTCCGTCGCGCGATGGGCAAGAAGAAGAAGGCGGAGCTGGACAAGCAGTTCGTCTCCTTCGAGGCCGGCATGAAGGAGCACGGATACTCCGACGCGGCGGTCGCGGCACTGTGGGAGACCCTGCTGCCGTTCGCCGACTACGCCTTCAACAAGTCCCACTCCGCCGCCTACGGCGTGGTCTCGTACTGGACCGCGTACCTCAAGGCGAACTACCCCACCGAGTACATGGCGGCGCTGCTCACCTCCACCCAGGAGAACCGCGACCGGTTGGGCCTGTACCTGGGCGACTGCCGCCACCGCGGCATCACCGTGCTGCCGCCGGACGTCAACGAGTCCGACATGTACTTCTCGGCCGTGGGCAACGACATCCGCTTCGGGCTCTCCGCGATCCGCAACGTGGGCCACAACGTGGTCGAGGAGATCATCAAGGCCCGCGACGAGAAGGGCGCCTTCACCTCCTTCACCGACTTCCTGGACAAGGTGTCCCTGACGGTGTGCAACAAGCGCACCATCGAGTCGCTGATCAAGGGCGGTGCCTTCGACTCCCTCGGTGCGAACCGTCGTTCCCTGGTGCTGGTGCACGAGGACGCCGTGGACTCCGTGGTGGACGTCAAGCGCAAGGAGGCCCAGGGGCAGTACGACCTGTTCGCCGACATGTTCTCCGGCGGCGGGGACGACAGCGCCTCCGGCTCCTCGGCCACCATCACCATCCCGGACCTGCCGGAGTGGGACCGCAAGGAGAAGCTGGCCTTCGAGCGGAACATGCTGGGCCTCTACGTCTCGGACCACCCGCTGTACGGGCTGGAGCACGTGATCGCGCAGAACTCCTCCACCTCCATCAGCGCGCTCGCCGATGAGGGTGCCGTGGACGACGGCGCCATGGTCACCATCGCCGGGCTCATCACCACCCTGGCCCGCAAGACCACCAAGAAGGGCGACATGTGGGCCATCGCCACGGTGGAGGACCTCGAGGGCTCCGTCGACTGCCTGCTGTTCCCCTCCACGTACCAGACGGTCGCCACCGAACTGGCGGAGGACCTGGTGGTCTCGATGAAGGGCCGGGTGGACACCTCCAAGGGCATGCCCGAGCTGCGGGTGATGGAGATGACGATCCCCGAGACCGGCGGCGGGCCCGACGGTCCGGTGGTGATCTCGCTGCCGTCGATGCGGGCCACCACCAAGGTGGCCGAGCAGCTGCGCGAGGTGCTCGAGGACAACCCCGGTTCCAGCGAGGTGCGCCTGAAGCTGCGCGAGCCCGGCCGTGCCACGGTGATGCAGCTGGACAAGCGGCTCTCGGTCACCCCGTCGGCCGCACTGTACGCCTCGCTGAAGGCACTGCTGGGGCCCGGCTGCCTGCAGTGA